A window of the Parabacteroides merdae ATCC 43184 genome harbors these coding sequences:
- the truA gene encoding tRNA pseudouridine(38-40) synthase TruA produces MNRYFIYLGYNGKKFCGWQIQPNGITVQQSIEEALATLLRQPVPIVGAGRTDAGVHARLMVAHFDWQEPIADLAFLAEKLNRLLPKDIAVYRIVPVRPDAHARFDAISRTYKYYVTTRKDPFNYELVYKIPGKLDFEAMNKACSVLFDYIDFTSFSKLHTDVKTNNCRIYKAGWEREGDVWVFTIQADRFLRNMVRAIVGTLLEVGRGKLTVDGFRQVIEAKDRGRAGTSAPGHALYLVDVTYPEELFQLAVGC; encoded by the coding sequence GTGAACAGATACTTTATATATTTAGGTTATAACGGTAAAAAGTTTTGTGGCTGGCAGATACAGCCGAATGGAATCACTGTGCAGCAATCTATCGAGGAAGCTTTGGCTACGTTGTTGCGCCAACCGGTTCCGATCGTGGGAGCGGGGCGGACGGATGCTGGTGTGCATGCCCGCCTGATGGTGGCTCATTTCGACTGGCAGGAACCGATTGCCGACCTCGCTTTCTTAGCGGAGAAGCTGAACCGTTTGCTTCCCAAAGATATCGCGGTCTACCGTATTGTACCTGTACGTCCCGATGCGCATGCCCGGTTCGATGCCATTTCGCGTACCTATAAATATTATGTCACGACGCGGAAAGATCCGTTCAATTACGAGTTGGTCTATAAGATTCCGGGAAAACTCGATTTCGAGGCGATGAACAAGGCTTGCTCAGTTTTGTTTGACTACATAGATTTCACCAGTTTCAGCAAGCTGCATACGGACGTGAAGACGAACAACTGTCGCATCTATAAGGCTGGTTGGGAGAGGGAAGGCGATGTATGGGTTTTTACCATACAGGCGGACCGTTTCCTGCGCAATATGGTGCGTGCCATTGTCGGTACTTTACTCGAAGTGGGCAGAGGAAAACTGACGGTCGACGGTTTCCGCCAGGTGATCGAAGCCAAAGACCGTGGACGTGCCGGGACTTCCGCTCCCGGACACGCTCTCTATCTGGTCGACGTCACTTATCCCGAAGAACTTTTTCAGTTGGCAGTCGGCTGTTGA
- a CDS encoding DUF4923 family protein: MKKNWIFEVAVCGILSVSDSAYGQSIKDILNSAAVKDAVTAVTGGKKLTVENLAGTWTYVDPAIQLEGDNALKNVAASVASSEMEKKLKDYCAKIGIIEGAFNYTFNTDSTFTSVLKSCTLKGTYSFNADDKTMELHYGKIGKSKLTTMTAHVVVTNDQLSLLFNADKLLDFLTKLSAVSKNTTLQALNKLASQYDGLMMGFELKK, encoded by the coding sequence ATGAAAAAAAATTGGATTTTTGAGGTGGCCGTTTGTGGTATATTGTCTGTATCGGATTCGGCGTATGGACAATCAATTAAAGACATTTTGAATTCTGCTGCCGTAAAAGACGCTGTGACTGCTGTGACCGGAGGAAAAAAGCTGACAGTGGAAAATTTGGCCGGTACGTGGACGTATGTGGATCCTGCCATCCAGTTGGAAGGCGATAATGCTTTGAAGAATGTGGCGGCAAGTGTGGCCTCTTCAGAGATGGAAAAGAAGCTGAAGGATTATTGTGCGAAAATCGGAATAATCGAAGGGGCATTCAATTATACATTTAATACCGACAGCACATTCACCAGTGTCCTGAAAAGCTGTACTTTGAAGGGTACTTATTCTTTTAATGCGGACGATAAGACGATGGAACTGCACTATGGCAAGATCGGTAAATCGAAGTTGACGACGATGACGGCTCATGTCGTTGTCACCAATGACCAACTTTCTTTGCTCTTCAATGCCGATAAATTACTGGATTTCCTGACAAAACTGTCTGCTGTCTCTAAAAATACGACCTTACAAGCACTCAATAAGTTGGCGAGCCAGTATGATGGGTTGATGATGGGTTTCGAGTTGAAAAAATAA
- a CDS encoding Crp/Fnr family transcriptional regulator: MTNILNKINSLFPISDDTVQVLKENVTCCRFPKKYQLIKADTYCKSAFFIEKGITRSFWLVDGEEVTTSFAGEGSIVFSMDELYYGKISEEYVETLEEVEAYRISLATLTHLFETNIELCNWGRIIHQNEYRRLHRSHKDHLTLSARERYEAFKEQFPDAYRRVNLGYIASYLGIRLSTLSRLRANG, translated from the coding sequence ATGACAAATATATTAAATAAAATAAACTCTTTGTTTCCTATCTCCGACGATACCGTTCAAGTATTGAAAGAGAACGTAACTTGCTGCCGCTTCCCTAAAAAGTATCAGCTGATAAAAGCAGACACATATTGCAAATCCGCCTTTTTCATCGAGAAGGGAATAACACGTTCCTTCTGGCTAGTAGACGGAGAGGAGGTTACGACATCGTTTGCCGGAGAAGGAAGCATTGTGTTCAGTATGGATGAACTGTATTACGGAAAGATAAGCGAAGAATACGTTGAAACGCTGGAAGAGGTGGAAGCCTACCGGATATCGCTGGCTACTCTGACACATCTTTTTGAAACTAACATCGAACTGTGCAACTGGGGAAGAATCATTCATCAAAACGAATACAGGCGTTTGCATCGCAGCCACAAAGACCATTTGACCTTGTCGGCAAGGGAACGATACGAAGCGTTCAAGGAACAATTTCCGGACGCATATCGGCGAGTGAACTTAGGATATATAGCTTCCTACCTGGGTATCAGACTTTCTACACTCAGCAGGCTCCGGGCAAACGGATAA
- a CDS encoding HRDC domain-containing protein: MQTNQQFDLAFNLLQNTGTNLFLTGKAGTGKTTFLKRLKEVSPKRMIVVAPTGVAAINAGGVTIHSFFQLPFGPYIPSSPEYRGGKTDFKNQFRKDKINIIRSMDLLVIDEVSMVRADLLDAISDVLRRYKDHSKPFGGVQLLLIGDLQQLAPVAKDDEWNLLKEHYPSTFFFDSKALSESNYFCIELTHVYRQSDTNFINLLNNIRENRFDDETLQRLNQRYIPNFRPDEQSGYITLTTHNYQAQQINNRKLAELPGQPYTFSAEINNDFPEYSYPTDDKLILKCGAQVMFVKNDSSSEKRYYNGKIGKIVFINPNKITVVDQEGNEIVVEKEIWNNVKYTIDPETKEITETITGTFSQYPLKTAWAITIHKSQGLTFEHAIIDASAAFSHGQVYVALSRCKTLEGLVLSSQITRNAMINDYRIQEFSSSVDSRQPREEQMQAAQQLYFTELICELFDFNNLQQRIQYAAFVVYGNLQKLYPELSVQYSNTRDAFRSTVTDVGERFIQQLKRLITGNTDYLKDETIQERVRKGVAYFLEQIDRLCTPLQEASNVEIDNKETRKTIKNALDKWNEDLRIKLSTLQGCQDGFTISGYLSAKAKASIEQPSAPTTRKRSEKSSESAKLEISTDIKHPELYANLKHWRYEVATEKGLPTYTILQQKALIGVANTLPASGRDLLKIPGIGKKIVENYGAKLLEIVDEYRKGQ; the protein is encoded by the coding sequence ATGCAAACAAACCAACAGTTTGACCTCGCCTTCAACTTGCTGCAGAACACCGGAACCAACCTCTTTCTGACAGGAAAAGCCGGAACGGGCAAAACTACCTTTTTAAAAAGGCTTAAAGAGGTTTCACCTAAACGAATGATCGTTGTTGCACCGACAGGAGTAGCTGCTATCAATGCAGGAGGCGTCACTATCCACTCCTTTTTCCAATTGCCGTTCGGGCCTTACATTCCGTCTTCACCGGAATACCGGGGAGGCAAAACAGATTTCAAGAACCAATTCCGCAAGGACAAAATCAATATTATCCGCAGTATGGACTTGCTGGTGATCGATGAGGTCAGCATGGTGCGCGCAGACTTGCTGGACGCTATCAGCGACGTCCTGCGTCGTTATAAAGATCACAGTAAACCTTTCGGAGGTGTCCAGTTATTGCTCATAGGAGACTTACAACAATTAGCGCCTGTCGCCAAAGATGATGAATGGAATCTGCTGAAAGAGCACTATCCGTCCACCTTCTTTTTCGACAGCAAGGCACTGTCGGAAAGCAATTATTTCTGTATTGAGCTGACACATGTCTACCGCCAAAGCGACACGAATTTCATCAACCTGTTGAATAATATCCGTGAGAACCGCTTCGACGACGAGACCTTGCAACGTCTGAACCAGCGGTACATTCCCAACTTCAGACCGGACGAACAATCGGGTTATATCACACTCACGACACATAACTACCAGGCACAGCAGATCAACAACCGAAAACTGGCGGAACTTCCCGGACAGCCTTACACTTTTTCAGCTGAGATCAATAACGACTTTCCCGAATATTCTTATCCGACCGACGACAAGTTAATCTTGAAATGCGGCGCGCAAGTCATGTTCGTCAAAAACGATTCATCTTCCGAAAAACGATACTATAATGGGAAGATCGGAAAGATCGTATTTATCAACCCAAACAAGATAACCGTAGTCGACCAAGAAGGAAACGAGATCGTCGTCGAAAAGGAAATCTGGAACAATGTGAAATACACGATTGATCCCGAAACAAAGGAAATCACCGAAACCATTACCGGCACCTTCAGTCAATATCCGTTGAAAACAGCTTGGGCGATCACCATACACAAGAGCCAGGGATTGACTTTCGAGCATGCCATCATTGATGCTTCGGCCGCTTTTTCGCACGGACAGGTATATGTCGCACTCAGCCGTTGCAAAACGTTGGAAGGTCTTGTGTTGAGCAGTCAGATCACCCGCAACGCCATGATCAATGATTACCGGATACAGGAATTCTCTTCATCGGTCGACAGCCGCCAACCGCGTGAAGAGCAAATGCAGGCCGCACAGCAACTTTATTTCACGGAACTGATATGTGAACTGTTTGACTTCAACAATCTTCAGCAGCGCATACAATATGCCGCCTTTGTCGTGTACGGGAATCTGCAAAAACTATATCCGGAACTGAGCGTGCAGTATTCTAACACACGCGACGCATTCCGTTCCACGGTCACAGATGTCGGAGAACGATTCATCCAGCAATTGAAACGGCTGATAACAGGCAATACCGATTATCTGAAAGACGAAACGATCCAAGAGCGTGTCCGGAAAGGCGTGGCTTACTTTCTGGAGCAAATAGATCGCCTTTGCACCCCATTGCAGGAAGCATCGAATGTGGAAATCGACAATAAAGAAACACGCAAAACAATCAAGAATGCGTTAGACAAGTGGAACGAAGACCTTCGTATCAAACTGTCAACCTTGCAAGGTTGTCAAGATGGATTCACAATTTCCGGCTATCTGTCGGCTAAGGCCAAAGCAAGCATCGAACAACCGTCTGCTCCGACCACACGCAAACGTTCCGAAAAATCATCAGAGTCGGCTAAACTGGAAATATCGACAGACATCAAACATCCAGAACTATATGCCAACCTGAAACACTGGCGCTATGAGGTGGCAACCGAAAAAGGACTTCCAACTTATACCATCCTGCAACAAAAGGCCCTGATCGGGGTAGCCAACACCTTACCCGCCAGCGGACGTGATCTCCTCAAAATCCCCGGTATCGGGAAAAAGATCGTCGAAAACTATGGCGCAAAGCTACTGGAAATCGTAGACGAATACAGGAAAGGGCAATAA
- a CDS encoding type B 50S ribosomal protein L31: protein MKKGIHPDNYRPVVFKDMSNEDVFITRSTINAKETIEIDGVTYPLVKIEISSSSHPFYTGKAKLVDTAGRVDKFMSRYGNRNKK from the coding sequence ATGAAAAAAGGAATTCATCCTGACAACTATCGTCCTGTAGTATTCAAGGACATGTCAAACGAGGACGTATTTATCACTCGTTCAACTATCAATGCAAAAGAAACAATTGAGATTGACGGTGTTACTTATCCGTTGGTAAAGATCGAAATCTCAAGCTCTTCTCACCCGTTCTATACAGGTAAGGCCAAATTGGTCGATACTGCCGGACGTGTTGATAAGTTCATGAGCCGCTATGGTAACCGTAACAAGAAATAA
- a CDS encoding aspartate:alanine exchanger family transporter, whose amino-acid sequence MLETLLQSSYFALFLIIALGFILGRIQIKGLSLDVSAVIFIALLFGHFGVIIPKELGNFGLVLFIFTIGIQAGPGFFDSFRSKGKTLIILTLLIVGSASLTGLILKYVVGIDTPSLVGLIAGALTSTPGLAVAIDSTHSSSASIAYGIAYPFGVIGVILFIKLLPKLLRKDLIAEAKALEVQRKGKYPPLHTATFRITHANIFGKTLAQLQLRSMTGAVISRIKHKDRTSIPVAQTILHEGDMIKAVGNDKSLEQLALLVGERVENDLPFGSTQELQSLLVTNKNVINKSLGYLNLQRTFNCTVTRVRRSGIDLSPEPELMLKFGDKLMVAGEKEDIKELGQVFGNDEKKLSDTDFFPIAAGIVLGVLFGKLNISFSDSFSFSPGLTGGILIVALILSAIGKTGPIIWSMSGSANQLLRQIGLLLFLAEVGTSAGVNLVSTFQESGWTLFGIGMAITMVPMIVAVLFGYFVFKIHILDLIGTIAGGMTSTPGLAAADSMSDSSAPSIAYATVYPIAMVFLILFIQFIAALVV is encoded by the coding sequence ATGCTTGAAACATTGCTTCAATCGTCTTATTTTGCCTTGTTCCTGATTATCGCCTTAGGATTCATATTGGGCAGAATACAGATCAAAGGCCTCTCTCTCGACGTATCAGCCGTTATCTTTATCGCTCTCCTATTCGGGCACTTCGGAGTAATCATTCCTAAGGAACTGGGAAATTTCGGTTTGGTATTGTTCATTTTCACCATCGGCATACAAGCGGGTCCGGGATTCTTCGACTCCTTCCGTTCGAAAGGGAAAACATTGATCATACTAACGCTTCTGATTGTCGGATCTGCCAGCCTTACCGGTTTGATACTTAAATATGTGGTCGGAATCGATACGCCGAGCCTCGTCGGACTGATCGCTGGGGCGCTGACCAGTACGCCAGGTCTTGCCGTCGCGATCGACAGCACGCACTCCTCCTCCGCTTCCATCGCCTATGGCATCGCCTATCCGTTCGGAGTGATCGGTGTGATACTTTTTATAAAATTATTGCCGAAATTGTTGCGCAAAGACCTTATCGCCGAAGCCAAGGCACTCGAAGTACAGCGAAAAGGGAAATATCCCCCGTTGCATACGGCGACTTTCCGTATCACCCACGCCAATATATTCGGAAAAACACTGGCCCAGTTACAACTTCGTTCCATGACGGGAGCCGTCATTTCCCGTATAAAACATAAAGACCGGACAAGCATACCAGTAGCGCAAACCATCTTGCATGAAGGAGACATGATCAAGGCTGTCGGTAACGACAAGTCTTTGGAACAACTGGCACTTCTTGTCGGTGAACGTGTAGAGAACGACCTTCCTTTCGGCAGCACTCAGGAATTGCAATCTCTATTGGTGACGAACAAGAACGTCATTAATAAAAGTTTAGGATACCTGAATCTGCAACGCACGTTCAATTGTACCGTTACTCGTGTACGCCGAAGCGGTATCGACCTCTCACCCGAACCGGAATTAATGTTGAAATTCGGCGACAAGTTAATGGTTGCTGGAGAAAAAGAAGACATAAAGGAATTGGGACAGGTGTTCGGTAATGACGAGAAAAAACTTTCCGACACGGACTTTTTCCCGATTGCAGCCGGTATTGTCCTCGGAGTATTGTTCGGAAAACTGAACATTTCGTTTTCGGACTCCTTCTCTTTCTCACCCGGACTGACAGGTGGCATCCTGATTGTCGCACTTATCCTGAGTGCAATTGGCAAAACGGGACCGATCATCTGGTCCATGTCAGGTTCCGCCAACCAGTTACTCCGTCAGATCGGCCTACTTCTGTTCCTCGCCGAGGTCGGAACATCCGCCGGTGTCAACCTGGTATCGACATTCCAAGAAAGTGGCTGGACATTATTCGGAATCGGTATGGCAATCACAATGGTACCGATGATCGTGGCTGTCCTGTTCGGCTATTTCGTATTCAAAATCCACATCTTAGACTTGATCGGGACGATCGCAGGAGGAATGACCAGTACGCCAGGACTTGCCGCCGCCGATTCGATGAGCGACAGTTCTGCCCCCAGCATCGCGTATGCGACGGTCTATCCGATTGCGATGGTGTTCCTAATTCTTTTTATCCAGTTCATCGCCGCATTGGTCGTATAA
- a CDS encoding acyltransferase family protein has translation MSDTTISSAAFADTKPHYELLDGLRGVAALLVVFYHIFEGLSFAAGGTPITTINHGYLAVDFFFILSGFVIGYAYDDRLGKTMTTGNFFKRRLIRLHPMIIMGVILGAIAFLIQGSVQWDGKHVAISAVMLSTLCAMFFIPALPGARYEVRGNGEMFPLNGPSWSLFFEYIGNILYAVFIHRLSTKALTVLVVLLGTGLAGFTLFDVSGYDMIGVGWTLDGVNFLGGSLRMLFPFSLGMLLSRKFKPFQMKGAFWICSIVLLILFCVPYIKVDTAPISLNGLFEAACIILIFPVLVWLGASGKTTDKRSTQICKFLGDISYPLYAVHYPIMYLFYAWLIDNELYTFAEIWPMAIVVYAGSIALAYLCLKLYDEPVRKWLGKKLLRKK, from the coding sequence ATGTCAGATACAACAATCTCTTCAGCCGCATTTGCGGATACCAAACCCCATTACGAACTTCTTGACGGACTGCGAGGGGTAGCAGCCTTACTAGTTGTCTTTTATCACATTTTCGAAGGTCTTTCGTTTGCTGCCGGAGGAACACCTATCACAACGATCAATCACGGCTACCTGGCCGTCGATTTTTTCTTCATCCTTTCAGGTTTTGTGATCGGTTACGCCTATGACGACCGTTTGGGAAAGACCATGACTACCGGTAACTTTTTCAAACGTCGCCTAATCCGTCTCCATCCGATGATTATCATGGGAGTGATATTGGGAGCGATCGCTTTCCTCATACAAGGCAGTGTCCAATGGGACGGTAAACATGTGGCAATCTCAGCAGTGATGCTATCCACGCTCTGTGCGATGTTTTTCATTCCCGCCCTACCCGGTGCGAGATATGAAGTACGCGGCAATGGCGAAATGTTCCCGCTCAACGGTCCAAGCTGGTCGCTCTTTTTCGAATATATTGGCAACATCCTTTACGCGGTTTTCATTCACCGCCTTTCCACTAAAGCCTTGACCGTACTCGTCGTTCTTTTGGGGACAGGGCTTGCCGGATTCACTCTATTCGATGTTTCGGGATATGACATGATCGGTGTAGGCTGGACGCTTGACGGCGTGAATTTCCTCGGAGGTTCTCTACGTATGCTCTTTCCTTTCTCGTTAGGAATGTTATTATCCCGCAAGTTTAAACCGTTCCAAATGAAAGGTGCTTTCTGGATTTGCTCGATCGTTCTACTGATCCTCTTCTGTGTGCCTTACATAAAAGTAGACACTGCTCCTATCAGCCTCAACGGACTATTCGAGGCAGCTTGTATCATCCTCATTTTCCCCGTCCTTGTCTGGCTTGGAGCCTCCGGCAAAACTACGGACAAACGTTCGACGCAAATATGTAAATTCTTAGGTGATATATCCTATCCACTCTACGCCGTCCACTACCCGATCATGTACCTATTCTATGCTTGGCTAATCGACAACGAACTCTATACCTTCGCAGAAATCTGGCCTATGGCAATAGTGGTCTACGCCGGCAGTATCGCCTTGGCTTACCTCTGCCTGAAACTTTACGACGAACCGGTAAGAAAGTGGTTAGGCAAAAAGTTGTTGAGAAAAAAATAA
- a CDS encoding phosphotransferase enzyme family protein: protein MAKTKEQLLNILDQFQLTEKVVSAEPFGNGHINDTLKVTNEKGEIKYVLQRINHLIFTNVDMLQNNIQIVTSHIRKKLEEKGENDIDRKVLTFLPTKDNKLYYFDGDNYWRVCLFIPNSKSYEEVTPELSYEAGKAFGDFQSMLADIPEGTLGETIPNFHNMEFRLEQFHDAVKNNAAGRLDEVKDLIEEIEKRAEAMCIQERLYREGKLKKRTNHCDTKVNNMMFDTETDKVLCVIDLDTVMPGFVLSDIGDFIRTGANTGAEDDENLDNVNVNIDIFKAYTRGYMEKVKSFLTPMEIKLLPYGGRLLTYMQTVRFLTDYINGDTYYKIRSPKHNLIRTKAQFKLLQSLEAHADEMDAFMSEWL from the coding sequence ATGGCAAAAACGAAAGAACAATTACTAAACATCCTGGATCAGTTCCAGCTCACAGAAAAGGTAGTTTCCGCCGAACCATTCGGAAACGGACACATTAACGATACGCTGAAAGTAACAAACGAAAAAGGCGAAATCAAATACGTGCTGCAACGCATCAACCACCTGATCTTCACAAATGTGGATATGTTGCAGAACAATATCCAGATTGTTACTTCGCATATCCGTAAGAAACTGGAAGAAAAAGGTGAAAATGATATTGACCGCAAAGTCTTGACTTTCCTTCCGACAAAAGATAACAAACTGTATTATTTCGACGGAGACAACTATTGGCGTGTTTGCCTGTTCATCCCAAACAGCAAAAGCTACGAAGAGGTCACCCCGGAACTGTCTTACGAAGCAGGCAAGGCTTTCGGCGACTTCCAATCCATGCTGGCCGACATTCCGGAAGGCACACTGGGTGAAACCATCCCGAACTTCCATAATATGGAATTTCGTCTGGAGCAGTTCCACGATGCAGTAAAGAATAATGCAGCCGGCCGTCTGGACGAAGTGAAAGACTTGATCGAGGAAATTGAAAAACGCGCCGAAGCTATGTGTATCCAAGAACGTCTTTATCGCGAAGGCAAACTAAAAAAACGCACGAACCATTGCGACACAAAGGTCAACAATATGATGTTCGATACCGAAACCGACAAGGTCTTGTGCGTGATCGACCTCGACACGGTCATGCCGGGCTTCGTCCTTTCTGATATCGGCGACTTCATTCGCACAGGAGCCAATACTGGTGCCGAAGATGACGAAAACCTGGACAATGTCAATGTTAACATAGATATCTTTAAAGCTTACACACGCGGCTATATGGAGAAAGTCAAATCATTCCTGACTCCGATGGAAATCAAACTGCTCCCGTACGGCGGCCGCTTACTGACTTACATGCAGACAGTCCGTTTCCTAACCGATTACATCAACGGTGACACATACTACAAGATACGCAGTCCGAAGCACAACCTGATCCGCACGAAGGCTCAGTTCAAATTGCTCCAAAGCCTCGAAGCACATGCAGACGAGATGGATGCATTCATGAGCGAATGGCTGTAA
- a CDS encoding DMT family transporter has translation MWLGLAFISAFLLGCYEVNKKISLDGNAVIPVLFFNTLISSLIFVPFIFLSFFTDVLDGTMLYVPRVSLETHVAVFIKAVIVLSSWIFGYFALKHLPLTITGPIKATQPVVTLVGAMLVFGERLNLYQWIGVILSIASFYLLSSSGKKEGIRFTHNKWIFFTVLSILTGAASGLYDKHLMGSLDVMTVQVWFNVYQCLMMLPILLFLWYPRRKSTTPFVWHWNIIFISVFLCVADWIYFYALTFPGSMISIVSMVRRSNVLVTFLAGALFFHEKNLKSKAIDLFLVLLGMIFLYLGTR, from the coding sequence ATGTGGCTCGGATTAGCCTTCATCTCCGCCTTCCTTTTAGGTTGTTATGAAGTAAACAAAAAAATTTCGCTAGATGGTAATGCCGTTATTCCGGTTTTGTTTTTCAATACATTGATAAGCAGTCTTATCTTTGTCCCTTTCATTTTTCTTTCGTTTTTTACAGATGTGCTCGACGGGACGATGTTGTATGTGCCGCGTGTCTCTTTAGAGACACATGTGGCAGTGTTTATAAAGGCCGTGATCGTCTTGTCATCGTGGATATTCGGCTATTTTGCCTTGAAGCATTTACCGCTGACCATTACCGGGCCTATCAAAGCGACGCAGCCAGTCGTGACGCTGGTGGGAGCCATGCTTGTCTTTGGTGAGCGGCTGAACCTGTACCAATGGATCGGGGTGATTCTTTCCATTGCCTCTTTCTACCTCCTTTCCTCATCCGGGAAAAAAGAGGGAATCCGTTTTACGCATAATAAATGGATCTTCTTTACCGTCTTGTCTATCCTTACCGGAGCGGCGAGCGGCTTGTATGACAAACACCTGATGGGAAGTCTGGATGTGATGACGGTGCAGGTCTGGTTCAATGTCTACCAGTGCCTTATGATGTTGCCGATCCTCCTGTTTCTTTGGTATCCGCGCCGGAAAAGCACGACACCTTTTGTCTGGCACTGGAACATTATCTTTATATCCGTCTTCCTCTGCGTGGCGGATTGGATTTACTTTTATGCCTTGACTTTTCCCGGTTCGATGATCTCTATCGTCTCGATGGTCCGCCGTAGTAATGTCCTGGTTACCTTCCTTGCCGGTGCTTTGTTCTTCCATGAAAAGAACTTGAAAAGCAAGGCAATCGACCTGTTTTTAGTATTATTAGGAATGATATTCCTGTATCTCGGTACGCGCTAA
- a CDS encoding class II fructose-bisphosphate aldolase, translated as MVNYKDLGLVNTREMFAKAIKGGYAIPAFNFNNMEQMQAIIKAAVETKSPVILQVSKGARQYANATLLRYMAQGAVEYAKELGCPNPQIVLHLDHGDTFETCKSCIDSGFSSVMIDGSHLPYEENVALTKKVVDYAHQFDVTVEGELGVLAGVEDEVSSDHHTYTDPEEVIDFAHRTGCDSLAISIGTSHGAYKFTPEQCHIDPKTGKMVPPPLAFNVLDAVMEKLPGFPIVLHGSSSVPEEEVETINKYGGALKAAIGIPEEELRKAAKSAVCKINIDSDSRLAMTAAVRKVFAEKPAEFDPRKYLGPARDNMEKLYKHKIINVLGSNDKL; from the coding sequence ATGGTAAATTACAAAGATTTAGGTTTGGTGAACACAAGAGAAATGTTCGCAAAAGCCATCAAAGGCGGATACGCAATTCCGGCTTTCAACTTTAACAACATGGAACAGATGCAGGCCATTATCAAGGCTGCTGTTGAAACAAAGTCTCCGGTAATCCTGCAGGTATCTAAAGGTGCTCGCCAATATGCAAATGCTACTCTGTTGCGCTACATGGCTCAGGGAGCTGTTGAATATGCTAAGGAATTAGGCTGTCCGAATCCTCAGATCGTTCTGCACTTGGATCACGGTGATACGTTTGAAACTTGCAAAAGCTGTATCGATTCAGGATTCTCTTCTGTTATGATCGACGGTTCTCATCTTCCTTATGAAGAAAACGTTGCCCTGACTAAGAAAGTTGTTGATTATGCTCATCAGTTCGATGTAACTGTAGAAGGTGAATTAGGGGTATTGGCAGGTGTTGAAGATGAAGTTTCTTCTGACCACCACACTTATACCGATCCTGAAGAAGTTATCGATTTCGCTCACCGTACAGGTTGTGATTCTTTGGCTATCTCTATCGGTACTTCTCACGGTGCATACAAGTTTACTCCGGAACAGTGCCATATTGATCCTAAGACTGGCAAGATGGTGCCTCCTCCATTGGCTTTCAATGTATTGGATGCTGTAATGGAAAAACTCCCAGGATTCCCTATCGTTCTTCACGGATCTTCATCTGTTCCTGAAGAAGAAGTTGAAACTATCAACAAATACGGTGGTGCATTGAAAGCTGCTATCGGTATTCCTGAAGAAGAATTGCGTAAAGCTGCCAAGTCGGCTGTTTGCAAAATCAACATCGATTCGGATTCTCGTCTGGCTATGACTGCTGCCGTACGTAAGGTATTCGCAGAAAAACCGGCAGAATTCGACCCACGTAAATATCTAGGCCCGGCTCGTGATAATATGGAAAAGCTGTATAAGCACAAAATTATCAACGTACTCGGTTCTAATGATAAACTCTAA